In Coleofasciculaceae cyanobacterium, one genomic interval encodes:
- the gyrB gene encoding DNA topoisomerase (ATP-hydrolyzing) subunit B: MTTTYDADQIQVLEGLEAVRKRPGMYIGSTGPKGLHHLVYEVVDNSIDEALAGFCTHIEVEINSDGSITVTDDGRGIPTGIHSKTGKSALETVMTVLHAGGKFGGAGSGYKVSGGLHGVGVSVVNALSKLVEVTVWRDKKVYLQRYQQGKPQGQLTVQPNKEQPKRTGTSVHFIPDDTIFTETTVFEYEVLAKRLKELAYLNAGIKITFSDNREAEIRQDVFCYEGGIKEYVEYMTIEKDPLHQDIIYVNREKNGVTVEVALQWCIDSYSDNLLGFANNIRTIDGGTHLEGLKTVLTRTMNTFARKRNKIKDNESNLGGENIREGLTGVVSVKVPDPEFEGQTKTKLGNTEVRGIVDSLVGEVLNDYLEFNLNVGDAIIEKAVQSFKAAEAARHARELVRRKSVLESSPLPGKLADCSSRDPEESEIFLVEGDSAGGSAKQGRDRRFQAILPLRGKIINIEKTDDAKIYKNNEIQSMITALGLGIKGDEFDPAQLRYHRIVIMTDADVDGAHIRTLLLTFFYRYQRALVDQGYIYIACPPLYKLERGRNHQYCYSDRELQQCINEFPANANYTIQRFKGLGEMMPQQLWDTTMNPETRAMKRVEIDDAAEADRIFTVLMGDRVAPRREFIETHAPKLNLDDLDI, translated from the coding sequence ATGACTACCACTTACGATGCAGATCAAATTCAGGTTCTGGAGGGACTCGAAGCAGTACGCAAACGCCCAGGGATGTATATTGGTTCAACAGGACCAAAGGGGCTGCATCACTTAGTATATGAGGTGGTGGATAATTCCATCGATGAGGCACTCGCTGGTTTTTGCACCCATATAGAAGTTGAGATTAATTCTGATGGGTCAATTACCGTAACTGATGACGGGCGAGGTATTCCTACAGGGATTCATTCTAAAACAGGTAAGTCTGCTTTAGAGACTGTAATGACTGTGCTGCACGCTGGCGGTAAATTTGGCGGCGCAGGAAGCGGTTATAAAGTTTCTGGTGGTTTACACGGGGTAGGTGTATCTGTCGTAAACGCCCTGTCAAAATTAGTTGAGGTTACAGTCTGGCGCGACAAAAAAGTTTACCTGCAACGCTACCAACAAGGTAAACCTCAAGGGCAATTAACGGTACAGCCTAACAAAGAACAACCTAAGCGTACAGGAACTTCAGTTCATTTTATTCCTGACGATACTATTTTTACCGAAACAACCGTCTTTGAATACGAAGTTTTGGCAAAGCGGTTAAAAGAACTAGCCTATCTCAACGCAGGGATTAAGATCACTTTTAGCGATAATCGTGAAGCAGAAATACGTCAAGATGTTTTCTGTTACGAAGGTGGTATTAAAGAGTATGTCGAATACATGACCATAGAAAAAGACCCCCTGCACCAAGATATTATTTATGTCAACAGAGAAAAAAATGGCGTAACGGTTGAAGTTGCTTTGCAGTGGTGTATCGATTCCTATAGCGATAATTTGCTAGGTTTTGCCAACAACATTCGTACTATTGATGGCGGTACTCACCTTGAGGGGTTAAAAACTGTTCTGACCAGAACAATGAATACCTTTGCTCGTAAGCGCAATAAGATCAAAGATAACGAATCTAACCTGGGAGGAGAGAACATCCGCGAAGGTTTAACAGGTGTCGTCTCGGTTAAAGTACCCGATCCTGAATTTGAAGGACAAACTAAAACCAAACTGGGTAATACAGAGGTTCGGGGAATTGTCGATTCTTTAGTTGGGGAAGTTTTAAACGACTATTTAGAGTTTAATCTCAACGTCGGCGATGCCATTATTGAAAAGGCAGTTCAGTCATTCAAAGCAGCTGAAGCAGCCCGCCATGCTAGAGAGTTAGTTCGTCGTAAATCGGTATTAGAGTCATCTCCTTTACCAGGGAAACTAGCTGACTGTAGTTCTCGCGATCCCGAAGAGTCAGAAATCTTCTTGGTGGAAGGCGATTCTGCGGGTGGTTCGGCCAAGCAGGGACGAGACAGAAGATTTCAGGCAATTTTGCCCCTCAGAGGTAAGATTATTAACATTGAAAAGACTGATGACGCTAAGATTTATAAGAATAATGAGATTCAGTCAATGATTACTGCCCTGGGTTTAGGTATTAAAGGAGACGAGTTCGATCCTGCTCAATTACGTTATCATCGCATCGTAATTATGACGGACGCTGATGTTGATGGGGCCCATATCAGAACTCTACTCCTAACCTTTTTCTATCGCTATCAGAGAGCGTTAGTAGACCAAGGCTATATTTATATTGCCTGTCCTCCTCTGTATAAATTAGAACGGGGACGCAACCATCAATATTGTTATAGCGATCGCGAATTACAACAGTGTATTAATGAATTTCCCGCTAATGCCAACTATACTATTCAACGCTTTAAAGGGTTAGGTGAAATGATGCCTCAACAACTTTGGGACACGACTATGAACCCTGAAACCCGCGCCATGAAGCGCGTAGAGATTGATGATGCAGCCGAAGCTGATCGCATTTTTACGGTTTTAATGGGCGATCGTGTTGCGCCTAGAAGGGAATTTATTGAAACTCATGCGCCCAAGTTGAATTTAGACGACTTAGATATCTAA
- a CDS encoding SDR family oxidoreductase — protein sequence MTKTYLVTGTNRGIGLEYCRQLKAQGNQVIAVCRSPSTELENLGVKIEVNVDLTSESAVRDLVKRLDGKKIDVLINNAGIVERVSLANLDFESIRRQFEVNAIAPLRLTSALLPNLASGSKVVLMTSRMGSINDNTSGGSYGYRMSKVALSMAGKSLAHDLKHQGIAVAVLHPGLVKTRMTGFTDSGITTETSVKGLLARIEELNLNNTGTFWHANGEILPW from the coding sequence ATGACAAAAACTTATTTAGTTACGGGAACAAACAGAGGTATTGGTTTAGAATATTGCCGTCAGCTTAAGGCGCAGGGAAATCAGGTTATTGCTGTTTGTCGATCGCCTTCAACAGAATTAGAAAACTTAGGTGTAAAAATTGAAGTAAATGTCGATCTTACCTCTGAATCAGCCGTTCGAGATTTAGTCAAAAGGTTAGATGGCAAAAAAATCGATGTTTTAATTAACAATGCGGGAATTGTGGAACGAGTCAGTTTAGCCAATCTCGATTTTGAGAGTATTCGTCGGCAGTTTGAGGTAAATGCGATCGCGCCTTTAAGATTGACTAGTGCCTTACTGCCTAACTTAGCCTCTGGCTCGAAAGTTGTTTTAATGACAAGTCGTATGGGTTCAATTAATGATAATACTTCTGGTGGCTCATACGGTTATCGGATGTCTAAGGTAGCTTTATCAATGGCAGGAAAGTCTTTAGCTCACGATCTCAAGCATCAGGGAATTGCGGTGGCGGTTTTACATCCTGGTTTGGTCAAAACTCGCATGACTGGCTTTACCGACTCTGGGATCACTACTGAAACTTCAGTTAAGGGCTTACTGGCTCGTATTGAGGAATTAAATCTAAATAATACGGGAACGTTTTGGCACGCTAATGGAGAGATTTTGCCTTGGTAA